The segment ATAAAAGATTTGTCCCAAAAAATAGACACATTACAAATAGACACAGATTACTTAATAATCCAGATATCCAAAACAACCATAGTTTAAGCACCTACTCACTTAGAGCGAGAGTATTTGCCGAGCCGAACAAGTATATCGTTAATGGTGAAGTTCTTGTTCCATGGTGGGTAGAGGATACAATGAGCGGCAGTGAGGACCCACTCGTCGCTGATCAAACTAGCCCCACACAGCAGCTCCTGGGGGCTACGCTTGTACAGCATCACCTGCCTGTCAGAAGTACAGGGAACAACTTCAAggtacaaataataataataattattattggttatttaatttatagcgcactctatatccggcagaatctcagagtgctacagtaaaaacatagttaaaaaaacatagttaagacATAGTTACACATGATATAGACCAAACAAATATGTTTACTGACAGAAAATGGGCACAAATGTGTAAGAACCAATAGCTCCCGCACAGGCTACTAGTGGTGTTTGCTTTTTACCATGGGGCACTTCCAACTTCTGCATCGTCCCCTTTCACAATTCTCTTGTCACGATAAGAATCGAGTAATTCCTGTTCTTTTTTGTCTGCTGTACCCACTTTCTCAAACATGGGGCGCTGTCCACACACTGGGGTGACAGAAAGTCATGCATGTTttaggatgagcatgctagcatacatgtggtaaatgtacacaatacatacaaaaaaaccttgctatatacatgatacagacaaaaTTGATGTCACCGatttacaataacaataatctgttaaataaaaatacaaagtaGATAAATCTCTATATAAACAGAAAAGACACTGTCTGCAATAGAACTCATTTCCATAAAGTGTGTTTCATGGAATGAAGATGAATGGATTGTCCCTCTCAGACTACACCAGAGCTCATACATCAAGTATTCGGGAAGTCAGGCATTCATTTGCGGTTTTGCAATTACCTTGTAAGAAAAAGGTAAAGACAAACTTGGCTAGTCTTTAGAAAATATACCCATTCATTCTTACTTACCCAGTTCCCCGCTGCCAAAACTCCGGGGACTGAAGAAAGGTTTTCTAGGTCCAGGTCTCACAGTTCGCTGACGTATTTGCGTCGTATCTACCCCTATATCTTCACCCTCTAGGGGATCCTCTGCCAGAAGACAAACAAGGtgaaataatattaataattgcACAGCAGGATGACCTGGCAGTGTCCTTAATCCTTATGCCTCAAGGCAGTTGTCGTTTAAGAACATTCTTCCGTTTACAGTCTTAATGATGAAAGAACAGAgacaaacatttgtattctcCTGGGCATCTTCTTACCACACAACTCCAGCTCACAGTAGTCCATGGTGACATTGGGGTAATCTACAAAGCACCAAGGTCCTTCTGTGTCATCGTCTGGATTTCTGCAGTAGTTCACCTCCAGTTTAACTTCAGGGAGAAACTCTTTTCCTACAGCCTTCTTAACTGCTTTAGGTGAAGCCCAGGGCAGACATGTGAAGCCCCTCATAGTGACAGACAGGGTTCCTTTATAGTCTTTGCCTTGGTTAGGTAAGCAGTTTGCTTTACTGGAGTAATCGATAGTCACATTAACGTCTATAGGAAGGGGAGCAGGAGCATATGGTCCTTCtgatgacagaaaaaaagcaaaaaatgtaattagaAACATCCACATGGTTTGGTATGCTGGAACTGGAATTGTATAATATTATGTGTGAGATTCAGAATTTATCATAAATTGTATTACTGCTTTTCTGTCCTCTATCCATGTCCCTTATAGCAGAGCATTGATATGAACACATGATAAATCCTTCTTTTGGTTTTCCATAAAAAAGCATGAGAAAGATTATACCACAATTAGGAATAGCACAGCTCTCTCTTCTGACAGTGGGATCACGAGTGAAGCACCAGGGTCCATCGGGACTCTGATCAGGATTTCGGCAATAGTTCTTTTGCAATGACTCATCCAGGGATGCGTTGAATTCCCTATAAAATTGGTGGAAATATATGCAAGAATACCGTGATAAAAGCCATGTGATGATGCCATTCAGATTATTCAAAGATAAATAAGCAATATTTCTCAAACATAAATATTTGGGGTCACAAAGGAATCACCAATTAGACTGATCATGTAATAAAAGAGTTAAGTATTCATACGTTATTTTGTGTGGAAAGTTGCTACCCCAGTACTGACATGCCTTTCCACTCGAGGTGAGGGATACAGCTTCCTTGTAGGTCTCTCCATTTTCATACGAACATTCACCTGAAGCTGCACGTACACGGCATTTAATGGCTTTCATCACTTTCATGAAGAAAAACTGATTATGCATTTGGTATTTATTTAGTCTTGATGGCAGTAAAAATTAACAAAAACAATGATTTACCATTCAAGCAGGATCTGAGCTTTTTTATAGACGTTTCATCTCTGGGCAATGTTGTGCCCTCACAGCCTGTAAAACAGCAAAGCACATCCTTAATTAACCCACATATTTGTGGtatgttgacatttaaaatattaaatggGATAACGAGGTACTAAGCCATTCTTTTTTAATGTAACCAGAACTCATCAATGTGCTGGTGGTCTGTGAACTTTAGCCCTGGTTTAGCTGGTTCTATATCTTGAAACTGATCTGACTGAAGACCAATTTTAACAGTGAGACCTTACCCTGGTATTTCCACCAAAATTGTTTCTAAAtgcaaagggggaaaaaaaacacgattAGAGACATGTTTGCTCCTCAACATTACAGTATGCACTAATTTCATTGTAAACCTTTCAATAGGAAGCTTTAAAGATAAAGAACTGGTCTCAccgttgtctgaggctgctcaAACACTTCACGGGCTTCTTCGTGATCACATATCTCCTCCAGACACTCACGCTCCAGGTTACCAGGCTTCACCTCCTCAAAATATGAATTTGCTCGCTTGTCTCTGACTAAAAACTGAGAGGCTCCTTCGGTCTTGATAAATacttcaaacaaaacaagatgTGATAAACATCAACATTGTGACAGTGAATATTTGAGTAGTCTAAACATCTGTAATAGCCTTTTACATGTCATCTGTGAGGTGAGTGATTATTTTTTTGTACAGGCAAGACCTCAATATTAATGTACAGTATTTCCATCTTACCATCTCTACACATGACCTGAAGAACAAAGCTGAGAAAGAGGCTGAGGAGTAGAGTTGCTGGAATTCCACCCATTTCTAACTGTGGTTGAGAAAGAACTCTTAACAAAGACTTTGAGTCTGCATGAAACCCTGGACCCCACACGTCCCAATGCCTTCACACAGACCTCGACTCACAGAAACAGGGTGCTGACTAGTTAATACTTAACTACTGGAGCTCAACGTGAAGTGCCCTACTTTACCTGAAGGCTGAAGAATAGTGAAGGAATCAGGCAAAAGTAGAGCAATATTGATGTATGTCGACACTGTGCTTTGCATTCTTAATGTATCCGAGATAGTATGTTTTCATTGACAAAAACAGCTAGTCATGAAAGTAATTTTTCATCAGCACAAGTTTCCGAAATGACTCAATGTTGTcttattttgtctttgttttattcATAATGCTTTATATTTCTTTATGACCAAACATTAGTActcattccaacactgaaacaCCTCCAGCAGTCAGTCCACTCAGTCTAGGCACCAAAGTGTTAACTGATTCCGTTGTTCATTGACTTGTCCTGGACAACTAAATATTTGTTGCCAAATATTGAACAACTCATGGCTTTAGGGACATATGATTCAGGGCTGTTGTTTACTATCTAAACTGAAAACTCAAAAGTGGGAGCCAAATACCCACATGAAATTGGGAACTGTGGATAAGAATTGAGTATGTTACATGAGTATGGTGAACAAAAACAATGTAATGTAAGTCTGTCCCTAAAATAGCATTAGTGAGTTGTGTTACTGTTAGTTTAATCCTAAATAAACTAAAGAAATGGCCCAATCTAACATATATCAAGGAATAACTCATGCTTTTAGCTACTATAATATTTTAGTTATTGCCCAACCTCCTGTCCCACCATTGGAAACATTTCATACAAATACTGATGATACAAGGTCCATGTGCCCAGTGTCAATATTTGCAGATCCATTCAACTCTCTCCAATCACAAAATAACAGCAAGGACTTGTATCACACAAACCATGACTTGAACCAACTTTAATAACTTGAGTCACATCTGTACCACAAAAATGATTATATGTTGTATGCTATGAAAAATGGACATACCCTTACACAGAATCCAATATTACATCCCTGATTCTATCTCAATGGTTTCAGCCACAGAATTAAGTCCATCCTCTCCTTGCAGAATAACCATATTAGTGTGCACTTCCTGCTCTTGTAGCATTATGCATTTAGATGGAGAATCCGACACAATAATCTCAATAATGTCGTCATTTAACTGGATTCTGCTGAGCCCTTGCTCTGCTCCATGTTCCATTAGAACCATACCCTCATGGAATGGTCCAGAGCTGATGATCACTTCCTCCGTATGAGGAACAACTGACAGCTCCTCCACAGTTTCAACATACATCATTGCTTGGCTTTCCACATCCTTCTCAGTTTCAATTGACCACATATTTGTCACACACTTCTGTATTGTCTTTCGGGGTCGGCCTCTTACAGGGGCTGGATGACTTGATGTCTCAAGAGTTTCCAGGGCTTTATCCACTTTCTTCTTGTGAGAGATCTGATGACGAATGAGGCTCTGCATAAGAGTGTAGCCTGCACCACATTTCTGACATTTATACGGCTTGTCCTCTAAATGGGACTTCATGTGCCGCCTTAGTTTTGTGGCCATGGTGTAGGCCTTTCCACAAACATTGCACTTGTGAGGCCTTTCGCCGGTGTGCAGACGTTCATGGGCCCGCAGTGTATGAGGGTCCCGCAGAGCCTTCCCACAGACAGTGCAGAGGTAGACCTCACCTGTGTGAGAGATGAGGTGCCGTCGAAGTTCAGGTACTTGCGAGAAGTGCTGGTCACAGTAATCACACTTGTAGGGTTTTTCACCCGTGTGGATGCGCAGATGTCCCAGCAGGTTGCCTCGCTGTCGGAATGTCTTCCCACAGTGAGGGCAGGGGTAGGGACGCTCACCTGTGTGCAGGCGCATATGGTTCCTCAGGGAGCCTGAGTTCGCCAGCTCTTTGCCACAGTCAGGACACTTGATCTTGGGAGGCTGGTAATTTGCTTCCTTTGCTCTATGTGCCTCTCTGTGGATGCGCAGGGAGGGCCGCCGGGCGAAGGCCttgccacacacatcacagacaaagGGCTTCTCCCCCGTATGCAGCACTTCATGTTCCTTCAGGTCTCGTTTTAAGCCATACCTCTTGTCACACTGTTGGCATTTATATGGCCTCTCACCTCGGTGCATCAAGAGGTGAGCACGGAAACTCTCTTGGGAACTGTAGTTCTTTCCGCACTCTGTGCAAAGGTAGGGTTTTAAATCAGAATGAGTGAACTTGTGCTTTTTAAGGTGGCATAACTGAAAGAAACTCTTGTCACACTGATCACATTtgtactttctttctctcacgcaaagttggattggattggattttaACCTGAGAGAATCCTTGGCCCGTTTCTGTTTAGCTTTATCCACCTCATCATCAGTTTTGATTGTATGGATGGCATCTTTGTCTTCCAGGCCTGGCTCTTGGACAGCATGCCCACTCTCCGCACAGTTTACAGATAGGAGTTTCTCCTTTGCTTGCTGCTGCAGGGTCCTAACCTTACGCTCATGCAGGCGCTTGTGGATATGACTGACAAGAGTGTGGACCTTTCTTGGTTTAGCTGCAAGACGAGAGCTAGCTCTTATAGGCCCAGAGACTGCCTCAGGATCTTTCCCATCACAATTTTCAGCCACTGTAGTTTGACTCTCCTCTACCATGGTAAGATCAGAAAACTGAACCAAG is part of the Clupea harengus chromosome 6, Ch_v2.0.2, whole genome shotgun sequence genome and harbors:
- the f2 gene encoding prothrombin, encoding MGGIPATLLLSLFLSFVLQVMCRDVFIKTEGASQFLVRDKRANSYFEEVKPGNLERECLEEICDHEEAREVFEQPQTTKQFWWKYQGCEGTTLPRDETSIKKLRSCLNASGECSYENGETYKEAVSLTSSGKACQYWGSNFPHKITEFNASLDESLQKNYCRNPDQSPDGPWCFTRDPTVRRESCAIPNCEGPYAPAPLPIDVNVTIDYSSKANCLPNQGKDYKGTLSVTMRGFTCLPWASPKAVKKAVGKEFLPEVKLEVNYCRNPDDDTEGPWCFVDYPNVTMDYCELELCEDPLEGEDIGVDTTQIRQRTVRPGPRKPFFSPRSFGSGELVCGQRPMFEKVGTADKKEQELLDSYRDKRIVKGDDAEVGSAPWQVMLYKRSPQELLCGASLISDEWVLTAAHCILYPPWNKNFTINDILVRLGKYSRSKFERGIEKIVALDQIIVHPKYNWKENLNRDIALLHMRRPIEFSARIHPICLPTRQVAKDLMSVGFKGRVTGWGNLYETWSSSPKVHPAVLQQVQLPIVEQDTCRKSTAIRITDNMFCAGFAPEANISGDACEGDSGGPFVMKSPTDNRWYQIGIVSWGEGCDRDGKYGFYTHLFRMRRWMRKVIDATDDDDE
- the znf408 gene encoding zinc finger protein 408 — its product is MKNSALKPESLHSVLSAVPRGLTLGPSLAKDGQFGLWCVGQPLQRGTILCLEEQAKAEEIVEKLGENTCLTVSKEQLSDRMYWLRFACNAKHKKEQNVKIHEVNGKLCLQACENISPGTELLFWLKDNEISNDLDAREEKLVVMPGKPCQEGIYPKPGDDEPSGDNIKEQESSDTEVLSGHPEKVLPILEHPEVHPPSPSPSPSPSPKNEEKHSAEVPVQKTKPHFRMKKTPIPANQTCQSKKDVEDVCENNSTDTKIPSLNLVQFSDLTMVEESQTTVAENCDGKDPEAVSGPIRASSRLAAKPRKVHTLVSHIHKRLHERKVRTLQQQAKEKLLSVNCAESGHAVQEPGLEDKDAIHTIKTDDEVDKAKQKRAKDSLRLKSNPIQLCVRERKYKCDQCDKSFFQLCHLKKHKFTHSDLKPYLCTECGKNYSSQESFRAHLLMHRGERPYKCQQCDKRYGLKRDLKEHEVLHTGEKPFVCDVCGKAFARRPSLRIHREAHRAKEANYQPPKIKCPDCGKELANSGSLRNHMRLHTGERPYPCPHCGKTFRQRGNLLGHLRIHTGEKPYKCDYCDQHFSQVPELRRHLISHTGEVYLCTVCGKALRDPHTLRAHERLHTGERPHKCNVCGKAYTMATKLRRHMKSHLEDKPYKCQKCGAGYTLMQSLIRHQISHKKKVDKALETLETSSHPAPVRGRPRKTIQKCVTNMWSIETEKDVESQAMMYVETVEELSVVPHTEEVIISSGPFHEGMVLMEHGAEQGLSRIQLNDDIIEIIVSDSPSKCIMLQEQEVHTNMVILQGEDGLNSVAETIEIESGM